One Solanum lycopersicum chromosome 2, SLM_r2.1 genomic region harbors:
- the LOC104646055 gene encoding tetrahydroberberine oxidase-like, with the protein MTKLTIFVFLSILFSSSSYSWPNRTHIDDFLQCLTHKMKNSNSISQVIHTPKNSSYSDLFNSFFSDNQRINSNFKPSIIFTPTKESQIKAAIHCSKMHDLQIRIRSGGHDHEGLSYTSDTPFFIIDLRNLRSISIDTRKKTAWVQAGATIGELYYRIAERSKKLAFPAGVCPNVGVGGHFSGGGYGMLARKFGIAADNVIDAKLIDANGRIQDRESMGEDHFWAIRGGGGTSFGLIISYKIKLVDIPEKVTVFNVTRMLEQNATHLVYKWQHIADKVDDSLLLRLFLRSNISSPFKRGQRSIHAIFFTLFVGGVDELLREMQNIFPELELRKEDCVEMSWIESIIFFYIGYPKGTSPDVLLNWNTTTKKRLYFKLKSDYVQHPISIKGIEGIWKLYNKLGENAGAELQFSPYGGKLSEIAESETPFPHRAGNKFMIEYAAFWVKMENSKKSIEWSRKTYRYMGKYVSKSPRAAYFNYRDVDLGVNNINGNTSYEQARIWGVKYFKNNFDRLVKIKTKIDPTNFFRNEQSIPPLLS; encoded by the coding sequence ATGACTAAGTTAACAATCTTTGTTTTTCTCTCAATTTTgttttcatcatcatcatattcatGGCCCAATAGAACTCATATTGATGACTTTCTTCAATGCCTTACTCACAAAATGAAAAACTCAAACTCAATATCACAAGTCATACACACTCctaaaaattcatcatattccGACCTTTTTAACTCCTTTTTTTCAGATAATCAAAGGATAAACTCCAACTTTAAACCATCAATCATTTTCACTCCTACCAAAGAATCTCAAATCAAGGCAGCTATACATTGCTCTAAGATGCATGACCTACAAATTAGAATTCGAAGCGGTGGACATGACCATGAGGGACTTTCATACACTTCGGACACCCCTTTTTTCATAATTGATCTTAGAAACCTTAGATCAATATCCATTGATACGCGAAAAAAGACTGCTTGGGTTCAAGCTGGCGCGACCATAGGGGAACTTTACTATAGAATCGCGgaaagaagtaaaaaattagCCTTTCCTGCTGGGGTTTGCCCTAATGTTGGTGTTGGTGGACACTTTAGTGGTGGAGGCTATGGTATGTTGGCAAGGAAATTTGGTATTGCTGCTGATAACGTCATTGATGCAAAATTAATTGATGCTAATGGACGTATCCAGGATCGAGAATCAATGGGTGAGGATCACTTTTGGGCTATTAGAGGAGGTGGAGGGACTAGTTTTGGTCTCATTatctcatataaaataaaattagttgatATTCCAGAAAAAGTAACTGTATTCAATGTGACACGAATGTTGGAACAAAATGCAACTCATCTAGTCTACAAATGGCAACATATCGCGGACAAAGTTGATGACAGTCTCCTCCTCAGGCTCTTCCTGAGGAGCAATATTTCCTCTCCATTCAAGCGCGGACAAAGGAGTATCCACGCCATATTCTTTACCCTGTTTGTTGGAGGAGTAGATGAACTCCTCCGCGAAATGCAAAACATCTTCCCTGAACTAGAATTAAGGAAAGAAGATTGCGTTGAGATGAGTTGGATTGAATCAATTATCTTCTTCTATATCGGTTACCCTAAGGGCACATCACCTGATGTGTTACTAAATTGGAATACGACAACTAAAAAACGTTTGTATTTCAAATTGAAATCAGACTATGTGCAACACCCAATTTCTATAAAGGGTATTGAAGGTATATGGAAACTATATAACAAATTGGGCGAAAATGCAGGCGCTGAATTACAGTTTAGTCCTTATGGAGGAAAGTTGAGTGAGATAGCAGAATCTGAAACTCCTTTTCCTCATAGAGCTGGAAATAAATTCATGATCGAGTATGCGGCTTTTTGGGTGAAGATGGAAAATTCTAAGAAAAGCATAGAATGGAGTCGAAAAACTTATCGATACATGGGTAAGTATGTATCGAAATCTCCTAGAGCAGCTTATTTCAACTATAGAGATGTTGATTTAGGAGTGAACAATATAAATGGAAACACAAGCTATGAACAAGCAAGAATTTGGGGAGTGAAATATTTCAAGAACAATTTTGATAGATTGGTGAAAATCAAGACTAAAATTGATCCAACAAATTTCTTTAGGAATGAACAAAGTATTCCTCCTCTATTATCTTAA
- the LOC101254965 gene encoding berberine bridge enzyme-like 28, producing the protein MSKLTTFLILSICLISYSWAYKSTHGDFVECLSHKIMNSTSISQVIHTPKNSSYSTIYNSFLDHNLRITSNFKPSIIFTPTKESQIQVAIYCSKLHDLQIRIRSGGHDYEGLSYISDNPFFLIDLRNLRSISIDIKNKTAWVQAGATLGEVYYRIAEKSNNKLAFVAGACPSVGVGGHISGGGYSMMSRKFGIAADNIIDAKLIDANGQIQDRESMGEDLFWAIRGGGGTSFGLIISWKIKLVDIPEKVTVFNVGRTLKQNATQLVYKWQHITDKVDDNLLIRLFVRNSEFPYGFGKRDIYAFFTTMFVGRVDELLHEMQDKFPELGLVKEDCIEMSWIESILFFAGSPRGTSLDVLLHWNITTTNERGYFKGKSDYVQHPISIYGLEGMWKLLNQLAVENSGAELQFSPYGGKLSDISESEIPFPHRAGNIFTIEYGVYWSRIENSQRNIAWIRKLYEYMGKYVSKSPRAAYLNYRDLDLGMNNINGNTSYEQARVWGVKYFNNNFDRLVQVKTKFDPTNFFRNQQSIPPLLSLGYNIW; encoded by the coding sequence ATGAGTAAGTTAACAACTTTTCTCATTCTCTCAATTTGCCTAATTTCATATTCATGGGCTTACAAAAGTACTCATGGTGACTTTGTTGAATGTCTTTCTCACAAAATTATGAACTCAACCTCAATATCACAAGTCATTCACACTCCTAAAAACTCATCATATTCAACCATTTATAACTCCTTTTTAGATCATAACTTAAGGATAACctccaacttcaaaccatcaaTTATTTTCACTCCTACCAAAGAATCTCAAATCCAGGTAGCTATATATTGCTCCAAGTTACATGACCTACAAATTAGAATTCGAAGCGGTGGACATGACTATGAGGGACTTTCATATATTTCTGACAACCCCTTTTTCCTGATTGATCTTAGAAACCTAAGATCAATCTCCATTGATATAAAAAACAAGACTGCTTGGGTTCAAGCTGGCGCGACTTTAGGGGAAGTTTACTATAGAATCGCGGAAAAAAGTAACAATAAATTGGCCTTTGTTGCTGGGGCTTGCCctagtgttggtgttggtggaCACATTAGTGGTGGAGGCTATAGCATGATGTCAAGAAAATTTGGTATTGCTGCTGATAACATCATTGATGCAAAATTAATTGATGCTAATGGACAGATTCAGGATCGAGAATCAATGGGTGAGGATCTGTTTTGGGCTATTAGAGGAGGTGGAGGGACTAGTTTTGGTCTCATTATCTCatggaaaataaaattagttgatATTCCAGAAAAGGTAACCGTGTTCAATGTGGGACGAACATTGAAACAAAATGCAACTCAACTGGTCTACAAATGGCAACATATCACGGACAAAGTTGATGACAATCTCCTCATCAGGCTCTTCGTGAGAAACAGTGAATTCCCATACGGGTTTGGTAAAAGGGATATCTACGCCTTTTTCACTACAATGTTCGTTGGAAGAGTAGATGAACTCCTCCACGAAATGCAAGATAAGTTCCCGGAGCTAGGGTTAGTGAAGGAAGATTGCATTGAGATGAGTTGGATCGAATCGATACTCTTCTTTGCTGGTTCCCCTAGGGGCACTTCACTTGATGTGTTACTTCATTGGAATATTACCACAACTAATGAAAGAGGATACTTCAAAGGGAAATCAGACTATGTCCAACATCCAATTTCTATATATGGTCTTGAAGGTATGTGGAAACTACTCAACCAATTAGCAGTTGAAAACTCGGGGGCTGAATTACAGTTTAGTCCTTACGGAGGAAAATTGAGCGATATCTCAGAATCTGAAATTCCTTTCCCTCATAGAGCTGGAAATATATTCACGATCGAGTATGGAGTGTATTGGAGTAGAATCGAAAATTCTCAAAGAAATATAGCTTGGATTCGAAAACTTTATGAATACATGGGTAAGTATGTGTCAAAATCTCCTAGAGCTGCATATTTGAACTATAGAGATCTTGATTTAGGAATGAACAATATTAATGGAAACACAAGCTATGAACAAGCAAGAGTTTGGGGAGTGAAATATTTCAACAACAACTTTGATAGATTAGTACAAGTCAAGACTAAGTTTGATCCAACTAATTTCTTTAGGAATCAACAAAGTATTCCTCCTCTATTATCTTTAGGTTATAATATATGGtag
- the LOC101263376 gene encoding tetrahydroberberine oxidase-like → MTKLTIFLFLSFCLISSSYSLAYKSTHDDFVECLSHKIMNSTLISQVIHTPKNSSYSTLLNSFSFNLRISSNFEPSTIFTPTNESQIQEAIHCSKKHGLQIRIRGGGHDYEGLSYISEIPFVVIDLRNLRSISIDTEKKTAWIQAGATLGEVYYRIAEKSKKLAFAAGVCPTVGVGGHFSGGGYGMLSRKYGTAADNIIDAKLIGANGRIHDRESMGEDHFWAIRGGGGTSFGLIISWKIKLVDIPEKVTVFNVPRTLEQNVTQLVYKWQHIADKVDDNLLLRIFVRNSEFPFGGGQRTIHASFVALYVGGVDELLHEVQKSFAELGLVKDDCIEMSWIESTLFFAGFPRNTSLDVLLNWNTTTNQKGYFKGKSDYVQQTISLNGIEGVLKLLFNQLGGENSGAELQFSPYGGKLSDISEFEIPFPHRAGNIFMIEYAVYWGNINYSQSNIDWSRKIYRYMGKYVSKSPRAAYFNYRDLDLGMNNISGNTSYAQARIWGVKYFKNNFDRLVKIKTKIDPTNFFRNEQSIPPLYLFLGHNIW, encoded by the coding sequence ATGACTAAGTTAACaatctttctctttctctccttTTGCCTAATTTCATCATCATATTCATTGGCCTACAAAAGTACTCATGATGACTTTGTTGAATGTCTTTCTCACAAAATTATGAACTCAACCTTAATATCACAAGTCATACACACTCCTAAAAACTCATCATATTCCACCCTTTTAAACTCATTTTCATTTAACCTAAGGATAAGCTCCAACTTCGAACCATCAACAATTTTCACTCCTACCAACGAATCTCAAATCCAGGAAGCTATACATTGCTCCAAGAAACATGGTCTACAAATTAGAATTCGAGGCGGTGGACATGACTATGAGGGACTTTCATACATTTCCGAGATTCCCTTTGTCGTAATTGATCTTAGAAACCTAAGATCAATATCCATTGACACCGAAAAAAAGACAGCTTGGATTCAAGCTGGCGCGACCCTAGGAGAAGTTTACTATAGAATCGcggaaaaaagtaaaaaattagcCTTTGCTGCTGGGGTTTGCCCAACTGTGGGTGTTGGTGGACACTTTAGTGGTGGAGGGTATGGTATGTTGTCAAGAAAATACGGTACTGCTGCTGATAACATCATTGATGCAAAATTAATTGGTGCTAATGGACGTATCCATGATCGAGAATCAATGGGTGAGGATCACTTTTGGGCTATTAGAGGAGGTGGAGGGACTAGTTTTGGTCTCATTATCTCGtggaaaataaaattagttgatATTCCAGAAAAGGTAACCGTGTTCAATGTGCCACGAACATTGGAACAAAATGTTACTCAACTTGTTTACAAATGGCAACATATCGCAGACAAAGTTGATGACAATCTCCTCCTCAGGATCTTCGTGAGAAATAGTGAATTTCCATTCGGGGGTGGGCAAAGGACTATCCACGCCTCTTTCGTTGCACTATACGTTGGAGGAGTGGATGAACTCCTCCACGAAGTTCAAAAGAGCTTCGCGGAGCTAGGGTTAGTGAAAGACGATTGCATTGAGATGAGTTGGATTGAATCTACACTCTTCTTTGCGGGTTTCCCTAGGAATACATCACTTGATGTGTTACTAAATTGGAATACCACAACTAATCAAAAAGGATACTTCAAAGGGAAATCAGACTATGTCCAACAAACAATTTCTTTGAATGGTATTGAAGGTGTATTGAAACTATTATTCAACCAATTAGGAGGCGAAAACTCGGGTGCTGAATTACAATTTAGTCCTTACGGAGGAAAGTTGAGCGATATCTCAGAATTTGAAATTCCTTTCCCTCATAGAGCTGGAAACATATTCATGATTGAGTACGCGGTGTATTGGGGAAATATTAACTATTCTCAAAGTAACATAGATTGGAGTCGAAAAATTTATCGATACATGGGTAAGTATGTATCAAAATCTCCAAGAGCTGCATATTTCAATTATAGAGATCTTGATTTAGGGATGAATAATATTAGTGGAAACACAAGCTATGCACAAGCAAGAATTTGGGGAGTGAAATATTTCAAGAACAACTTTGATAGATTGGTCAAAATCAAGACTAAAATTGATCCAACAAATTTCTTTAGGAATGAACAAAGTATTCCTCCTCTATATCTTTTTTTAGGTCATAATATATGGTag
- the LOC101254657 gene encoding patellin-4, whose amino-acid sequence MTVEVQCEATQVAEVVVPQEELVAANKVVEEVEVNEKVKEDEEEESKPNTIEKSSSYREESNFLSDLKENEKKALNELKSIVEEAIVGNTLFKKEETNKSLEEEGKNEENPDANIEEKEGDLDVVEVDREISIWGVPILPSKGDEKTNVVLLKFLRARDYKVNESFEMLKKTLQWRKDFNIQSILEEDLGSDLAPAAYMSGVDNQGHPICYNIFGVLEDEEIYNKTFGTEEKRNQFLRWRVQLMEKGIQQLDFKAGGVSSLLQINDLKNSPGPSKKEVRVATKQAVDLLQDNYPEFVAKNIFINVPFWYYAVHSLLSPFLTQRTKSKFVFARPAKVTETLLKYIPIHEIPIQYGGLKRENDFEFSASDCEASEILLKAGSIETIEIPAVDVESTFIWDVTIVGGEVSYKEEFVPEDETSYTIIIQKDKKVSSTIRNTFKNTEAGKVVLTIKNTSSKKKKAFYRHKITKSTI is encoded by the exons ATGACTGTTGAGGTGCAATGTGAGGCAACTCAAGTGGCTGAAGTAGTTGTTCCACAAGAGGAATTAGTGGCTGCTAACAAGGTTGTGGAGGAGGTTGAGGTGAATGAGAAGgtaaaagaagatgaagaagaggaaTCCAAGCCTAATACAATTGAGAAAAGCTCTTCTTATAGAGAAGAGAGCAACTTCCTCTCTGATCTCAAAGAGAATGAGAAGAAGGCATTGAATGAGTTGAAATCTATAGTTGAGGAGGCCATTGTTGGGAACACTCTATTCAAAAAAGAAGAGACCAACAAGTCTCTAGAGGAAGAGGGAAAGAATGAGGAAAATCCCGATGCGAATATAGAGGAGAAGGAGGGTGATTTGGATGTTGTTGAAGTGGATAGAGAGATTTCTATTTGGGGTGTACCCATTTTGCCTAGCAAAGGGGATGAGAAAACCAATGTGGTTCTATTGAAATTCTTGAGAGCAAGGGATTACAAAGTGAATGAATCTTTCGAAATGCTCAAGAAAACACTCCAGTGGAGGAAGGATTTTAATATCCAATCCATCTTGGAGGAAGATTTGGGCTCAGATCTTGCACCAGCTGCTTACATGAGTGGGGTTGATAACCAAGGACACCCTATTTGTTACAACATTTTCGGCGTTTTGGAAGATGAAGAGATTTATAACAAAACGTTCGGGACAGAGGAGAAACGGAATCAGTTCTTGAGGTGGAGAGTTCAGTTAATGGAGAAGGGCATTCAGCAGCTTGATTTCAAAGCTGGAGGTGTTAGTTCACTGCTTCAGATAAATGATCTGAAGAACTCGCCTGGACCGTCTAAGAAAGAAGTCAGGGTTGCAACCAAACAAGCCGTTGATCTTCTTCAGGATAACTATCCTGAATTTGTTGCCAAAAAT ATATTCATCAATGTTCCATTTTGGTATTACGCCGTGCACTCTCTGCTGTCGCCTTTCCTAACACAAAGAACCAAAAGCAAATTCGTATTTGCTCGCCCTGCTAAGGTCACTGAGACCTTGCTCAA GTACATTCCAATCCATGAAATCCCTATTCAATATGGTGGACTCAAGAGGGAGAATGACTTTGAGTTTTCAGCCTCCGACTGTGAAGCTTCGGAGATTCTCCTTAAAGCTGGATCAATTGAAACTATTGAAATACCTGCAGTAGAT GTGGAAAGTACATTTATCTGGGATGTTACGATTGTGGGCGGAGAAGTGAGCTATAAGGAGGAATTTGTGCCAGAGGATGAGACTTCTTACACTATAATCATTCAGAAGGACAAGAAGGTGAGCTCGACAATTCGCAACACGTTCAAGAACACTGAAGCAGGAAAGGTTGTGCTGACAATCAAGAACACTTCTAGCAAGAAGAAGAAGGCGTTTTATCGACACAAGATCACCAAATCAACAATTTGA
- the LOC101263081 gene encoding primase homolog protein isoform X2: MCPKCKGGRSMEKSLSFHMSSKRNSALWRCFNIDCGWAGQIPHNSAASDGVHQRGRINFPRILTEESLNLEPLGDMLAAYFSKRMISMNTLKRNHVMQMAGDQIIIAFTYRRNGMLIGCKYRTLEKRFWQEKGADKVLYGLDDVREADEIIIVEGEIDKLSVEEAGFPNCVSVPNGAPQGIASKELLPLEEDTRFSYLWNCNECLEKASRIVLATDGDLPGQALAEELARRLGKERCWQVCWPKKNELSSYKDANEVLVNLGREALKEAIECAVPYEMQNLN, from the exons ATGTGTCCCAAG TGTAAAGGTGGTCGGTCAATGGAAAAGAGTTTATCATTTCATATGTCCTCGAAAAG GAATTCTGCATTATGGAGGTGTTTCAATATTGACTGTGGATGGGCAGGCCAG ATCCCACACAATAGTGCGGCATCTGATGGGGTCCATCAACGTGGCAGAATAAATTTTCCTCGGATACTTACAGAGGAAAGCTTGAACTTAGAACCATTAGGTGATATG CTGGCTGCATATTTTTCTAAGAGGATGATATCAATGAATACTTTGAAGAGAAATCATGTCATGCAAATGGCTGGTGATCAG ATCATCATTGCCTTCACTTATAGACGGAATGGTATGCTCATCGGCTGCAAGTATAGGACTCTTGAGAAAAGGTTTTGGCAG GAGAAGGGTGCTGATAAGGTACTATATGGACTGGATGATGTAAGAGAAGCAGATGAGATCATCATT GTAGAAGGTGAAATAGATAAGCTTTCAGTGGAAGAAGCTGGATTTCCTAACTGTGTCAGTGTTCCTAATGGTGCACCACAGGGCATCGCATCCAAAGAACTGCTACCACTGGAAGAG GATACCAGATTTTCATACCTGTGGAACTGCAATGAGTGCTTGGAGAAG GCGTCCCGGATTGTGCTGGCAACTGATGGTGATTTACCAGGCCAAGCATTGGCTGAAGAGCTTGCCCGCCGTCTGGGGAAAGAAAg GTGTTGGCAAGTATGTTGGCCGAAAAAGAATGAGTTAAGCAGTTATAAAGATGCAAATGAG GTACTTGTTAATCTGGGAAGAGAAGCTCTGAAAGAAGCGATTGAATGTGCCGTGCCATATGAAATGCAGAATTTGAACTAA
- the LOC101263081 gene encoding primase homolog protein isoform X1: MAFEAFESSLKTLEMLNGLASTLFRARPVILYTFISRFSPNSHGFLTITPTRLFTPAASLRRDENKEVDDYAELKEKVENFGICCNSVTPEEYTRLMCPKCKGGRSMEKSLSFHMSSKRNSALWRCFNIDCGWAGQIPHNSAASDGVHQRGRINFPRILTEESLNLEPLGDMLAAYFSKRMISMNTLKRNHVMQMAGDQIIIAFTYRRNGMLIGCKYRTLEKRFWQEKGADKVLYGLDDVREADEIIIVEGEIDKLSVEEAGFPNCVSVPNGAPQGIASKELLPLEEDTRFSYLWNCNECLEKASRIVLATDGDLPGQALAEELARRLGKERCWQVCWPKKNELSSYKDANEVLVNLGREALKEAIECAVPYEMQNLN; this comes from the exons ATGGCGTTTGAGGCTTTTGAGAGCTCTCTTAAAACTCTTGAAATGCTTAATGGCTTGGCGTCAACTCTCTTTAGAGCTCGTCCTGTTATACTCTACACTTTCATCTCAAGATTTTCGCCTAACAGTCATGGTTTTCTTACTATTACTCCTACTAGGCTCTTCACACCTGCAG CTAGTTTGAGGAGAGATGAAAATAAGGAGGTGGATGATTATGCTGAACTGAAGGAGAAAGTGGAGAATTTTGGTATATGCTGCAATTCTGTTACTCCTGAAGAATACACAAGATTAATGTGTCCCAAG TGTAAAGGTGGTCGGTCAATGGAAAAGAGTTTATCATTTCATATGTCCTCGAAAAG GAATTCTGCATTATGGAGGTGTTTCAATATTGACTGTGGATGGGCAGGCCAG ATCCCACACAATAGTGCGGCATCTGATGGGGTCCATCAACGTGGCAGAATAAATTTTCCTCGGATACTTACAGAGGAAAGCTTGAACTTAGAACCATTAGGTGATATG CTGGCTGCATATTTTTCTAAGAGGATGATATCAATGAATACTTTGAAGAGAAATCATGTCATGCAAATGGCTGGTGATCAG ATCATCATTGCCTTCACTTATAGACGGAATGGTATGCTCATCGGCTGCAAGTATAGGACTCTTGAGAAAAGGTTTTGGCAG GAGAAGGGTGCTGATAAGGTACTATATGGACTGGATGATGTAAGAGAAGCAGATGAGATCATCATT GTAGAAGGTGAAATAGATAAGCTTTCAGTGGAAGAAGCTGGATTTCCTAACTGTGTCAGTGTTCCTAATGGTGCACCACAGGGCATCGCATCCAAAGAACTGCTACCACTGGAAGAG GATACCAGATTTTCATACCTGTGGAACTGCAATGAGTGCTTGGAGAAG GCGTCCCGGATTGTGCTGGCAACTGATGGTGATTTACCAGGCCAAGCATTGGCTGAAGAGCTTGCCCGCCGTCTGGGGAAAGAAAg GTGTTGGCAAGTATGTTGGCCGAAAAAGAATGAGTTAAGCAGTTATAAAGATGCAAATGAG GTACTTGTTAATCTGGGAAGAGAAGCTCTGAAAGAAGCGATTGAATGTGCCGTGCCATATGAAATGCAGAATTTGAACTAA